GTCAACGCCGTGGATTATTCCGGTTACCCGGACTGCCGCCCGGAATTCGTCGAGTCGTTCGAGCGCATGGCCAACCTGGCGACCAAGGCCGGCGTAGAAGGACAGGGCTTTCGCATCCAGGCGCCGCTGCAAAACCTCAGCAAGGCCGACATCATCAAGGCGGGAGTGAAGCTGGGCGTGGACTATGGCCTGACCGTTTCGTGCTACCAAGCCGATGATCAGGGCCGCGCTTGTGGCAAGTGCGACAGCTGCCGACTGCGTGCCGAAGGCTTCGCAGCGGCGGGCGTAAGCGATCCAACCCCTTATTTTTGATTTATTTCAAATTAAGTGTTGAATAGTCCTTAGAAATCAGTATTATACGCGCCACCACACAGAGGGTCGTTAGCTCAGTTGGTAGAGCAGTTGGCTTTTAACCAATTGGTCGTAGGTTCGAATCCCACACGACCCACCATTTTCTGTAGTTTTAAAAGTCTGGAAGGCCCACGCAAGTGAGGATTTCCGGATTTTTTTTTGCCTGCAGAAAAGTTCGCTGGCCTGATCGGAGTCAGCGCAATCCTTCCTCCGAACACACTTGCATGATCTGCTGGCGCAACCAGATATTGGCGCTGTCCTGGCTGGCTTTCTCGTTCCACACCATGTCCAGCGTAAAGTTCGGCAGGCCCGCCGGTGGCTGGCGCTCGGCGAATTTCTCTTTGTCGCAAAGCAATGCCTGGATGCGCTTGGGCAGCGTCAGGATAAAGTCGGTTCCGGCGACCAGGTTCAACGCTGCCACGTAGCTGTTGGCTCGGGCAACGATCTGCCGCCTATGACCCTGTCGATCGAGCCAGCCATCGATCATGTTGGTGTCAGACGTCCAAGGTGTCGGAAAGATATGCTTGCATGCGACGAAGTCCTCCAGGCTTAACGCTTCGTTGGGTCCCGAGAAATGTTTATCGACCACGCACATCAGCTCATCTTCGAGCAGGGTCTGTGAGTGCAAGCCTTGGCTGTCGCCATGGAAATTCGGGCCGAAACACACGACAAGATCGAAGCGATCTTCCTCCAATGCGCCCACCGGGATATCCCGCTGGAATTTGGTGATGTTGATGACCACCGGAAAACTGCCGCCGATGAAGCGTTTAACGAGTTTCGGCAGGATCAGCAGTTCGAAATACTCCGGCGCGCAAACGGTGAAGGTTACTGCTGCCTGACTCGGATCGAACGCCTGCTTGCCCGCGTGGCATTGGTTGATCGTCTTGAGGATCTCAAGTATCTGGCCGTACATGGCGGCGGCTTTGTGGGTGGGGCACATGCCACTGCGAGTGTTGATGAACAGCTCGTCTTCGAAGCTGATGCGCAGTTTCTTCAGGCAGTAGCTCACGGTCGACTGGCTGACACACAGTGCTTCGGAGACCTTGGTGACGTTGCCCTGTTCGTACACCGCGACAAACACCATCAAGTCTTGCATGTCCAGCTTTCTGAGCTGGTTGCTAATGAGCATCGGTTGTTCTCGGCGCCATCCGTACGTACCGTCCCTGTCCCTGAAGAAAGGGACCTTTATACTTGCCGTTACGGTCGATGCCTAGCCAATCCGCCGCGCGTATTGCTTGGGATTGAAGCGCAACACCATCAGCAGCATCAGCGTTGTTACCGCTGTGAGCGACCACCAGGCCCATTCGAAGCTGCCCGACTGATCGCGAATCATCCCGGCAATCAATGGCGAGAGCCCGGCGATCAGGTAGCCGATACCCTGCACGAACGCCGTCAGCGCACCGGCACGGCGTGGACTTTCCAGATGGTCGAGGGACACGATCAGACTCATCGGGAACAGGCCGCCGATACCCAACCCCAGCAGGCATGGCCACAGCAGGCTCAAGCGTTCCGGACTGAGGATCATGCCGCAGAAGCCAGCCATGATCAGGGCCAGCAGCGCGGCCAATACCAAGCGTTTATCCTGACTGCGGTTGGCTATTGCCGGCGTGACGAGGCCGGACAACACTTCCATCGCGGTGAGAAACCCCAGCAGCAGGCCGGCTTGCTGTTCGCTCCAGCCTTTTTCCAGGTAATACGGCGCCAACCAGGCCAGGACACAGGTGTAGGACGCGGTACCCATGCCGAAAAAGAGTGCCAGCAACCAGGCCCGCCCGCTGGTGAAGAACGATGCCTGTGGGCGCGCCGGTGTTTCAGGCAAGGGCGTTACGGCGCGGCGTTGTGCGTACCAGCAGCCGAGTGCGGCCACGGCCAGCAGCGCCCAGATCGCCAGGCCGGTGCGCCAACTGCCGGTCTGCGCCAGGACGAGGGGAGAGAACGACGCGGCAATGGCCGCTCCGCCCATGATCGACGTGACATACAGCCCCATGAACAGCGAGACGTTGCCGGCGAAGCGCGACTTGATCAGTGCCGGCATCACCGCCTGGATCAGGGCGATCCCGATTCCGGCCACGACCGCACTGGCGATCAATCCAGCGGCGCTGTCCAGATACAAGCGCGACGCCGTGGCGATAGCGATGATCAACAGCGACAGGACGACGGTGCGGTGTTCACCGATGCGCAGGGCAACGCGCATGCCCAGGAACATCGCCAGGCCCATCGCCATGACCGGCAACATGGTCAGTAGCGATGCCATGCTGAAACTCAAGGGCACCTCGCCGCGAATGGCCGATAACAACGGCCCGACCGCAGCCATCGAAGGCCGCAGATTCAGTGCCACCAGCACGATGCTGACCATCAGCCAGACGGCGTGGGTGCTTGAGGTTCGAATGTTTTCCATAACAGGGCCTTGGCCAGAACAAAGCGCCATTAAGGCTGCGGCAACCTGCTTTGGGCAAACTGAAAACTGGCGGGGCTTATCGAATAATTAAATGCCGCCCACCCGGCCTTTGTGGCGAGGGAGCAAGCTCCCTCGCCACGGACTCATGGGGGGCGAGACGGTCATTCCATCGCCGGGCTCAGCGTCCCAAGCCACGCCACCAATCCAAGAATCACGACGGCTACGGATAACTCCAAAGCCATGCTGCGCCGCAGCGCACTTACCGCGATGCGGTGCTCGCCGGTCTGTCGGGCCTGTTCCAGCAGCGGAGTCAGGCGAAAACGGTTCAGCGCGGCGAACACCAGCATGACCGAGAACAAGATGAGCTTGAACGTCAGCAACTGACCATAAGTGCTGTCGAACAGCCCTGCGACACTTGGGCCGACGATGAACAGATAATTGGCCACGCCTGTCACGCTGATGACTACCACGATCACCGCCCCGACGGTTTCAAACCCAACCAATGCCCGGACCAGTATCGCCAGCTGAGGTTCGGCCTGGCGAAGCAGGAGGGCAAACGCGGCCAAGGCGCCGATCCAGCCACCTGCCGCCCAAAGGTGCAGGAAGTCGGTGATGAAGTGCCAGTTGCGGCGTGACCCTTCGTTCATGGCGCCGTGACCTGCCCAGGCCAGCGTCGCCAGCGCCACAGCCCCGCCCAGGGTGACCAGGACCAGGCTGGCCGTCGGCCAAGGTTTATTGAGCGCCACCGCAAAACCGGCCAGCAGCAACGCCGCGATGCGCAACGTGCAAGCCAAGCCGACCTCGGTTTCCAGTACCATCATTTCAATGTGCGGCCACAGTTCGGCCCACGCCGAAGCGCCGCTCATGGCCCAGGCCATGCACGCCATCGCAGCCAAGGAGAGCAACCCACCCAGCAGCGCCGTGATCACCAACAGCGGCGCGAAAGGCAACTGCGCGCCGGACACCCGTTCCTGGCCTCGCAGGCTGTAGAGGCCAAACGCGGCCAGGCCGAACAGCAACATCAGGTCCAGGTACAGGGCGAAGCGCAGCGCGATGTTGATCGAGTCGCTCATCGACTCACTTCACCTTGAACGTGACGTTGCCGGTGATCGGGTGAGTGTCGGACGATACCGCGCGCCACTGGACTTGATAGGTGCCGGCGGTGAGTGGGGCATTCGGCGTGATAACCATGGTTTTTGGATCGTCGCTGCCGGAAACCCTGGCCGCCATGGCCATCGGCGCATGGGCCGACATGCCGGGCATCGCGGTCATTACCAGCTTGGCGCCGGAGAACTTGGTAATGAGATTTTCGGAAAAGTGCAGCTCGATCTTCGCCGGTGCCGCACCTTCGGCGCCTTCGGCTGGCGTGGAGGACAGCAGTTTCGGATGGGCCTGGGCCAAGCCACTGAACAACAGGCCGGCGGACAAGGCGACAGCGGTTTTGATGAATGACATGCAAGGACTCCTACAGCTCGTTTTTAGTTTTAAGTGAAGCAGGTCAGCGGATCAGAACCACAGGCGCACGCCTAGCACCAGGCGTGCTTCGCTGCGGTCTTCGCCTTCATCCCGGGCGTAATCGGCGGTATTGCCGTAGACACGGTTCCAGGTGACGCCGATATAGGGGGCGAACTCGCGGCGGATTTCGTAGCGCAGCCGCAGGCCGACTTCGGTGTCTGACAGTCCCGAGCCGACGCCATGGGCGGGGTCGTTCTTGCCGTAGAAGTTGGCTTCGGCGGTGGGCTGCAGGATCAGACGGTTGGTCAGCAAGATGTCGTAGTCGCCTTCCAGGCGTGCCGCGCTCTGGCCGCCTTCGCCGATGAACGCGGTGGCCTCGGCTTCGAAGTTGTACAGCGCCATGCCTTGCACACCGAACGCGGCCCAGGTTTGCGGATCGCCTGGCTTGAAGTCCTGGCGCACGCCGGCCACCACGTCCCACCACGGGCTGATGGCATGTCCCCAGAGGGCCTGGAGCTCGGCTTCTTCAGTCTTGCCGTTGAGGCGCTCGCCTTCGGAGCGCAGCCATAGACGATCGATGTCGCCGCCAATCCAGCCGGAGGCATCCCAGCTCAGGGCGCTGCCGTCATTGGCGTCTTGCCATTCGAGTTGGTCGATGAGAAAAAACCAATGGATGGCGCTGTCATGCACCGCATGCCCGCCATGATCCTCATAGACGGCGGCGCGGTCGGCAGCGGTCAGCTCCGGGATTGGCGTGCGGCTGGTGACGGGGGCCGACTGCATCGGCTCCATGCCCTGCATCGAGTCCATGCCTTGCATTTGGCCATGGTCCATCCCCTGCATCTGGCTGTGATCCATGCCTTGCATCGTGTCGCTCGCCGCCCAGGCCGAAACGCTGGTGCCGAGGGCAAGGGCGGCCACGGGCAGGCTGGGGTATTTCAACAGGCTGATCATGGTCGGCTCCTCATTCCTGCACCCGGACTTCACGGAACATGCCCATTTCCATATGGAACAGCAGGTGGCAGTGATAGGCCCAGCGTCCAAGCGCATCAGCGGTCACGCGGTAGCTGCGCCTGGAACCCGGTGGCACGTCGATGGTGTGTTTGCGGACCAGGAACTGGCCGTTCTCATCTTCCAGGTCGCTCCACATGCCGTGCAAGTGGATAGGGTGGGTCATCATGGTGTCGTTGATCAGCACGATGCGCAGGCGTTCGCCATACTTGAGCAGCAGTGGCGCGGCGTCGGAGAACTTCACGCCGTTGAACGACCAGGCGAATTTTTCCATGTGCCCGGTCAGGTGCAGCTCGATCGTTCGGCCGGGGTCGCGGCCGTCGGGGTCGGGGAATGTGCTGCGCAAGTCCGAATAAGTCAGCACCTTGCGACCGTTGTTGCGCAGGCCGATGCCCGGGTCGTCGAGCTTGGGCTTGGCGCTCATGGCCTGCATGTCTACCAAGGGGTTGTCTTTCTCGGTATCGGGATGCGAGAGCATGCTGTCCATGCCCTGCATCTGGCTGTGATCCATGCCCTGCATCGAGCCGTGATC
The Pseudomonas marvdashtae genome window above contains:
- a CDS encoding cyanate transporter, with translation MENIRTSSTHAVWLMVSIVLVALNLRPSMAAVGPLLSAIRGEVPLSFSMASLLTMLPVMAMGLAMFLGMRVALRIGEHRTVVLSLLIIAIATASRLYLDSAAGLIASAVVAGIGIALIQAVMPALIKSRFAGNVSLFMGLYVTSIMGGAAIAASFSPLVLAQTGSWRTGLAIWALLAVAALGCWYAQRRAVTPLPETPARPQASFFTSGRAWLLALFFGMGTASYTCVLAWLAPYYLEKGWSEQQAGLLLGFLTAMEVLSGLVTPAIANRSQDKRLVLAALLALIMAGFCGMILSPERLSLLWPCLLGLGIGGLFPMSLIVSLDHLESPRRAGALTAFVQGIGYLIAGLSPLIAGMIRDQSGSFEWAWWSLTAVTTLMLLMVLRFNPKQYARRIG
- the copC gene encoding copper homeostasis periplasmic binding protein CopC, with translation MSFIKTAVALSAGLLFSGLAQAHPKLLSSTPAEGAEGAAPAKIELHFSENLITKFSGAKLVMTAMPGMSAHAPMAMAARVSGSDDPKTMVITPNAPLTAGTYQVQWRAVSSDTHPITGNVTFKVK
- the copD gene encoding copper homeostasis membrane protein CopD, which encodes MSDSINIALRFALYLDLMLLFGLAAFGLYSLRGQERVSGAQLPFAPLLVITALLGGLLSLAAMACMAWAMSGASAWAELWPHIEMMVLETEVGLACTLRIAALLLAGFAVALNKPWPTASLVLVTLGGAVALATLAWAGHGAMNEGSRRNWHFITDFLHLWAAGGWIGALAAFALLLRQAEPQLAILVRALVGFETVGAVIVVVISVTGVANYLFIVGPSVAGLFDSTYGQLLTFKLILFSVMLVFAALNRFRLTPLLEQARQTGEHRIAVSALRRSMALELSVAVVILGLVAWLGTLSPAME
- a CDS encoding LysR family transcriptional regulator; its protein translation is MLISNQLRKLDMQDLMVFVAVYEQGNVTKVSEALCVSQSTVSYCLKKLRISFEDELFINTRSGMCPTHKAAAMYGQILEILKTINQCHAGKQAFDPSQAAVTFTVCAPEYFELLILPKLVKRFIGGSFPVVINITKFQRDIPVGALEEDRFDLVVCFGPNFHGDSQGLHSQTLLEDELMCVVDKHFSGPNEALSLEDFVACKHIFPTPWTSDTNMIDGWLDRQGHRRQIVARANSYVAALNLVAGTDFILTLPKRIQALLCDKEKFAERQPPAGLPNFTLDMVWNEKASQDSANIWLRQQIMQVCSEEGLR
- a CDS encoding copper resistance protein B, whose product is MISLLKYPSLPVAALALGTSVSAWAASDTMQGMDHSQMQGMDHGQMQGMDSMQGMEPMQSAPVTSRTPIPELTAADRAAVYEDHGGHAVHDSAIHWFFLIDQLEWQDANDGSALSWDASGWIGGDIDRLWLRSEGERLNGKTEEAELQALWGHAISPWWDVVAGVRQDFKPGDPQTWAAFGVQGMALYNFEAEATAFIGEGGQSAARLEGDYDILLTNRLILQPTAEANFYGKNDPAHGVGSGLSDTEVGLRLRYEIRREFAPYIGVTWNRVYGNTADYARDEGEDRSEARLVLGVRLWF